gaggaagccgctgttggggggggagctggaggaagtagctgttgggggggggtcgaggaagttgctggggggactggaggaagctgatgttgtggggggggctggaggaagttgctgggggggctggaggaagtagctgtttggGGGGGCttgaggaagttgctgggggggctggaggaagtagctgttggggggggctggaggaagttgctgggggggctagaggaagccgctgttgggggggagctcgaggaagttgctgggggggggctggaggcagtcgctggtggggggctggaggcagtcgctggtggggagggagctgaaggaagtcACTGGTGGGgtggctggaggatgctgggggagctgtgcagatgttggggggagcttgggcacatatcaagaggggggaaccacaggaagccactggggggagctggaggatgctggtgggagcaggggggagccggaggatgcttgggcaggtgggagctggaggatgctggtgggagcaggggggagccggaggatgcttgggcaggtgggagctggaggatgctgagggggaggaacaggaggacaagggaggggggttaactggaggatgctggggagatgctggctactaatgttttagggggccccgggctaccactgttttagggggccctggctaccaatgtctgtgtgtcctttttactaatgggaggggccattgaggggcaggacgtgggtggaggggggcccagaaaattttcttgtgatgggccccgtgatttctgatggcagccctgccggCAACTATGTATGAATATCCAGCTTTAGGGTCTGCTCAGCCATACGCAGTAATAATGATTTTCTAACACATGATTTCATGAGTCACGATTAGATTAGACGGCGCCTTTGCGTGAAGAGGTTCTGTAATTCCGCGCTTCACATTTACATAGCATTGCACTTTATCAAAAAGCCTGCGCTGTATCATGTCATGATCGTGTCAGTTTTCTTACCCCTCCCGAGCCCACTTTCTTGCCTTGGCTTCACGCCACTGGGCTTTCCCGGAAAGCACATGCTAAGGGGGCGGGAGGTGCATATACTTAGCCGTGGGACAGACTGCGAGCAGAGCCTTGTACAGACAGCGCGGGGAGAAGCAGCCGTGCAGCACACACTGGTTAGTGCCAACTATAACGGAGGGCACGGTATAGAGCGCAGATGCCCTGTGGCGATAACAGCAGCAACAGAATCCATTCTATCGGAAATAGCTGTCGCACGACTGAATTCTAGAGGAAGGTGTATAGGGGATACTGAACATACAGCAAAATTGAGATTGCGACATCGCTCATCTGTAAAATCTTTAGCCGGCATGTCTGCGATCCGGGAGCCCAGTCAGAACGTTTTAACGCAGGTAACATAAAAAATGTGGGGAGAGAAAAGTGGGCACGGACAGTTCCATTCACTTAGTGCAGTGGGAGCAGCTTTCCTAGCAGCCCCACGTGTTCCTGCAAAACAGCTGGATTAGCGCACCCACAAACTGTATGGCTGGCTGGCACCCTGGGGCACACTCTCCTGCCCCAGCACTGTGCGGATACGTCCCTTGGCAGATAGAACGTCTAATCCATTGTGTTGCACGGAGAAACGCGTGAAGCAGCTGGAATAGCTTAAACTGAGTGGCTTGGGAAATCTGGGAAACTGAAAAGTGAAAGTTACTTGTGTGCAGACTGCTTATACATTCCGCGCTGCCCTGCTGGCTGTCTCCCTGTTACATACTTTGGAGTAGCTCCCTTGGCTCCAATAACATTAAATAACATTCATCTATATATTGCACAACTGAACTGCTCCCACTGGTTACACTAATAACTAAGGACCGGGTGCATATCTTCTTACTAATGCAAAGTAACATTGCTAATGaatgcatttaaatgaaatgtttcACCCTAAATACATCCATAGAATGTATATATAATAGAACACAACTGGAATAGCATATGTGTGTCACACTTCTACCCATGGATGAAACCTAATGCACAATAAGCACTGTAAGCTCCAGGTACCTGTACAAACACTTCTTGCTGTAGTTTAATTTGTGGCTTGATTTTTCCTCCTTCAGGTCTTCTTGTACTGTTTCTACACAATCCTGCTGGTGACAAGTGCTGTTCAAGCCATACATAAAGAAATGTGTCCTCAAGCTGAAATAGATCTAAATCTATCCAAGTTGGATGATTTGGTGAGTGGATAACCATCTTGCTTGGATCCATTGCAGTACTGCAGACCTCTTATGGATGCATATTACTTATTCTGTATTTGTGTACCAATAtgcttttgtttttgttataGATTAACAGCCAAGTGATAATGGAAAAAGTTATAAAAGTGAATTTACTGCAGAAAACAAATGAGGTGAGTTTAGATCCCAACATAAATTATGCATGAAAATATGAGCTTTTGGTATGAGTTTGCTTGAACCCTACATCTGAGGTACCACCTTATCTGTGACATCGCTTTACTTCTGATATAAGGCCTGACACTGATTTCCGCTGCTGGAACTGGCTGCACTAGTTATTCTAGCTGTGCTGTTAACAATTTTCTGTCTGCTGCAGCCTTTGTTCCTGGACATGTTATAGCAGGGTTTCAAACATTCcaatctgtgacccaatataacaTATATCCATTGGTAAACACCCCCAAACATACTTTTTAGCTTTGAAAAAAAAGAAGTAGATAAGATATTTATTTCAGTACATATGTCTGGACATGTGCAACTACAATATTTGTTCCTGCTTTTTCCTACAACTTTTATTGAGACAtattactgtatgtttaaatttTGTAAAGACAGAGCAAGTTAGACCTTTACACTATTATTATACACTAGTGCTGAATATTATAAACCCCAAATTGAATTGTTCTACCATCAACATAGATTTATGGTGagttaaggttcccatacacgagcagattgtagctgccgatattggtcccttggaccgattcggcagcttatctggcttgaaattggccagatcttgataggccaggttagaaaattcagtcggatcagggaccgcatcggctcgttgatgctgtccccgaaccgactgccccttgccgccagtataattcgatcgtttggccccagggccaactaCACGCTTccggatatcgcccacccgtaggtggggatatccagTGCAGATCCGGATCTCagagtgtatggggacctttagttactatcaagtacatgGTGTTTTCATGTCAGTTAGTCATTAAAAACAACTGAGAATTGTTTGTTAAAATAGAACACGTTGAAAATGGTCCTTCCAAATAATAGATTTTCTACTTGGAGATAGCCAGAAATATCATGCCTGCAAGGTATCTTGTCTGCCTGGTCCCTGATTCAGATTGTGAGATTTTAAGTATTGATTTGCATCTAATTTGTTTGCTTCTACAAACTGATATTGCTGATGTTGGCTTTTCTGATTGACCTTCTATTCTCTTCAGATGTCAGACGCTTGCTTTCTCCAAGGGTCAGTGTCACAGCTTCATGGCATATTGGAATTGGTGAAATTCAAAAAAGATTCTCCCCACAAAAACTATATAGACAACCTGAAGAATATTTTCAATAGCCATATAGCAGACTGTATGAATCTTTGGGATGATACCAACATTATGGATGTAAGTACATCACATCACCAGCAGTTACCAGTATAGATATCAGATTGAGTTGCATTTCATATGTTAGAGTCTTAGCTTTTGTACAAGCATTAATGTACAAGCTTATACTCCATATGTACCGAGAAATAACAAATGTTAAGAGGGGATATCATTTGTAAAATACACATGCTTTATTTATCAGTAATTTTAGAGTATATAGCTTACTGTGTACAAATATAATTACTTTTGTCACTCAGTATATTTACATTCTGCATATGACATGATCTTTTACAATTTATACAAAACAACATAaacatgtttaaatgtaaaaatgcagtTATTTTTAAGGTAAcctttagcactaaaaaatatattttggatcAGGATCATATGTGATGTAATGAAGGACATATATTGGTTTTTATTGAGGTTCtctgaaaaaagaagaattttaTAGCATTAAATGGTTCACAATCAGAACCCTATTGTTTTGTCTATTACTCACCAAGATTGCATATTTAAGCAAAGAAAGGAACATTTTATTTGTAAGGACATTATTGAAAATGACATCTTTAGCATGGCTTGTATCTGCTTTTGTCTCACCAGATAGGGTGTTCATCTCTACCTCTGGGGTATTTACAGAAAGGCCCATAGAAATTATTTGTAGGTGAAAATTTCAAACAtgctaaaattgtttttttcaccTGTAGGTACTATTTTCTTTACAGTAAGCAACCTATTTGGTTTGACCgactataaacaaataaatctgTCTGAGCCTGTTAAAAGGAGACCTCTTTTCTGGCAAAATACTTAGGTATtactcaggtttttttttttttgtcatttagaTAGAAGATAACTGCAAAGCCACTTGTTATCTTGATCCTACTGGTTTATTGGAAAAGGTGAAAGAGCTACTGGAGATAGCTCAGAACTTCATAAAAGGCAAAAACACACCTTCCGATGATTGTGGGCAATATTTTGAAATGTGTGTGGCAACAGAGAAGAATTCAACAGGTAAGAACTGTCATTAAAACGAGAGTTTGCATGTTTGCTTGATATGCTCCAGGAACTATTAGTGATATCGTTTGTCCACACAATGTATTGCAGCAGTTTGGAGACACATGGATTTGTCTGTTAAGTCTTAGCCTCAATGCACAGAAGTGTAATTTATGTGACAGCTTCAGTGTGTTACATTAAGGTCTGGGGGGCAGTGTAAATACAAACTGCAACAGTAGAAAAAAGTGTATACCCTATTTATAATTGGAGATTATCTTCATTTTCTTTAACCAAGTAATAGATTTTTCCATAAACAAAGCAAAACCATGGGAGAATAAGATGTACTGCACTGGCATGTTAGCACCATAGACTATGGCACTTTAGAGGTTAAGCACAGTAACGTATGAGGACATAGTTTACTGCGTGCACCAAGCATTCATTGTCTGTATTAATTCAtacatttttatgacatttggtgttaatttactaacacaggtgctaaattgcactaatACAGTTACTAATATCAGATAATCAACTAATTTGTATATGTCTACAacatgttagaaaatgaaagcacagatttgattggttgctctgggtaattTACACTGCCTACGTTTCCTACCTGTGCTAGTACATTAGTTCTAGGACTAGTTCAGTTGCCTAATTTATTTTATGTTCCAAGTAAATGCAAATTTTTCTATGGTAAAAACAGTTATGTCCTCAtacttattttttacaaaaagaaaaatagatgATGACTAAGTTTCTGTTTAATTGGGTATATTTGCCTTTTACGGTAGTCATTTATTGAGGTGATTCTTTCAGATTAAACTGCATGGGAGTAATGCTGTGTCAGAAAACTACCACTGCTTACCACTGGCATATTCTATAGGTGACAATTAGTTCTAAATATGTTTCACCTAAAACTTCTGTAATCCACTAAACACTATATGTCTTACTAGATAACAGTTTAACCAGTACCAGAGAAAAATATAATCTGTATTGTGATATTACAGGCTGCCACTACATCGAGGTTTCTTCATCTTACAGGTCCCCCTCATTGGGAAAGTACTTCCCCTGTCACCCCTGTTCATCCTCTCACAGTCAATCAGAAGCCCCAAAGTGATATGCCATCAACTAACCATACTTCTCATTCTTCTATGGATATTAGTGTGAAATCATCTGACAGTTACCATCACATGCCAACCAGGTCTCTGGGGATGCCAAAAATCAGCGATACCACATCAGCCCCAATGAATGGGATGACAAAAGATCATCCGGATACAAATATGAAGCTGACACATACAGAAATAGAGGCTAACTATAGCAATGTCATTATTTCAAATAATAGAATATATACACCAAATGCCAGCACAGAACCTTCTCATATTAGCACCACAGAGCCTTCAGTCACTAGTGGCACAGAGCCTCCTCATACTAGTGGCACAGAGCCTCCTCATACTAGTGGCACAGAGCCTCCTCATACTAGTGGCACAGAGCCTCCTCATACTAGTGGCACAGAGCCATCTCATACTAGTGGCACAGAGCCATCTCATACTAGTGGCACAGAGCCATCTCATACTAGTGGCACAGAGCCTCCTCATACTAGTGGCACAGAGCCTCCTCATACTAGTGGCACAGAGCCTCCTCATACTAGTGGCACAGAGCCATCTCATACTAGTGGCACAGAGCCTCCTCATACTAGTGGCACAGAGCCTCCTCATACTAGTGGCACAGAGCCTCCTCATACTAGTGGCACAGAGCCATCTCATACTAGTGGCACAGAGCCATCTCATACTAGTGGCACAGAGCCTCCTCATACTAGTGGCACAGAGCCTCCTCATACTAGTAGCACAGAGCCTCCTCATACTAGTGGCACAGAGCCATCTCATACTAGTGGCACAGAAAAGCCTCATACTAGTGGCACAGGAAAGCCTCATACTAGCGCTGAACCTCCAGGTAACAACACTGAAAGATTACATATTAGTAGTGAATCTCCACACACTAGCACTGAACTTTTACTCTTTAACATTAATCTTCCCCGTAACAGCTTTGAATCTCTACATGCTGGCACCAAGCTTCTTTATGCTGGTTTTGATTTACTTCAGTCTAGTACTGAGCATCCATCAATTAATTCCCATATGAAAGGTAGCACAGAGCCTCCATTTTCTGGCGTGAATCAGCCACATAAAAGTATAAGCCCCCCTCAGACACAGCTTTATAGTACAGAGCCAACAAGTAACAAACAGGATTCAAGCAATTACATGATACCTTCTTCTACTGATGAAAAAACTTCATATGCTAACCTAGTAAGCCCAGATACAGTAACAGATTCTAATTCATATCTTAAGTCCCCTTTTACTATGGAACCAGATCTGAAAATATCAGTACCCCAGACCCCTGACAGTGAACTATTCCAGAGCCCATCGGATATCCAATTTGGCATAACTCACAAAGGGGTGCATGACTCCTTAGGGGATATAACAGAAGTGGACTCTGGCCTACATAACTCTTTCACCATCACCCCAAAGATGCGGAGACCAAGTATAAACACTGCAAAGAAACCTCAAACATTTTTTCCACTCTCTTCTACTGGCATTGGGGATTTCCATTTGAGCAAAGCTGCAGTGACAGTGTCTCCTGATGAAAAAGATAGAGAGACAGAGGACAGTGGCCTTGGCTGGGCAGCCAACATGCTTGGCTTGAGCCCTCAGAACACTGTATCTTCCAAAAATGAACTTCCTGTGCTATCCCCAGTACAAACTATGCAGCCAAAAGATACATCAAATAAAGAGGGAGAGTTGTACCACCATGTTCTGCAATCAGAAAGATACATCTTATCACATGAAAGGGAAAATGGGGTTGCAGGCCCCAACTATGATTTTAACATGCCCCCTGTTATTGACACAGACCAGCCATATAACGACAGAAACAGTGAGAATGCAAAGGACAGAGGATACCGGTACAGCCTCATTTCATGCATCGTGGGAATGCTGCTGTGTTTGAGTGCTATGCTGTACTTATTGCACAAAAACAGGGTGAGTCATTCTTTTATAGACTTATTCATGTTGGTTTTGTACAGGTCAACAACAAAATACAGGGATCAAAGAGAAAAcacaatgcaaataaaaaatgtgattAGATTTTTTATGTTTGTAATTTTTTCTTAGTTTTGACAAAATGACATTATGAACAGCtactttttaggaaaaaaaatctgttttccctcagtagaaagtgttttttttttcagtcctcATAACCATGctggtatttattttttgtataattaATTTGTGGCATGACCTTGGTAAATGTTTCTTGTTTAGCCTGAATATATAGAGAGGGAAATGTATACCTATTTGTTATGGAAGgttcatttaaaaaagaaaaatactgttACTATATATAAAGCAGAAGCTGTTTTGCATAGAATTTTGTCTTaattttgattttatttgtttttttgttattaccAGTGTGTGAACCCCTCGATAGCACAGAGCTAGATTGTGCTTCTTTGCAGTACATAGGTGTAATGAATACCCTGTGAGATTCCACATAACATTGAAATTCAATATGTTATGCCCAGGATGCTGAGACTTTTGTTTAATTAATATCTTGAGGACTGCAGTCAATTTTTCTATTCCCCAATAGTTGCTAGACTGTTCTCCTATGCAATGTGTTTGTACAATTCCTATTCATTTAAGTGTTCAGCACATGAGAACAAAGACTTCATACCTGGGCATTTACTGATTTAAATTTTAATTCCTAATCTTACTTAGGTACTGAGGAGACAGCTTCAGCGAACACAGCATGACCCAGAGGTGCCAGAGCAGAGGTGAGATATGCTTTTAGCACAAGAATTtcatactcttaggggcacatttactaatccacgaagttGGAAAAGCggctgaatgcgtttttttcgtaatgatcggtattttgcgattttttcgtaaattgtcgcgactttttcgtagccatttcgaCTTTGCTcataaattttcgcgactttttcgtagccgttgcgccgagtacgaaagtttcggattcattcaagcttcagtatcgtgactttccttgggccaggttggagctgcagagtgccattgagtcctatgggaggcttccaaaatcatgcaaagtcgcaaatgtttgcccgccgtttacgagcgctcaatacgaaaaagtcgcgacaatatatgagcaagtcgtaacggctacgaaaaagtcgtgacaattt
This sequence is a window from Xenopus tropicalis strain Nigerian chromosome 2, UCB_Xtro_10.0, whole genome shotgun sequence. Protein-coding genes within it:
- the csf1 gene encoding uncharacterized protein csf1 isoform X3, translating into MIVSVFLPLPSPLSCLGFTPLGFPGKHMLRGREVHILSRGTDCEQSLVQTARGEAAVQHTLVSANYNGGHGIERRCPVAITAATESILSEIAVARLNSRGRCIGDTEHTAKLRLRHRSSVKSLAGMSAIREPSQNVLTQVFLYCFYTILLVTSAVQAIHKEMCPQAEIDLNLSKLDDLINSQVIMEKVIKVNLLQKTNEMSDACFLQGSVSQLHGILELVKFKKDSPHKNYIDNLKNIFNSHIADCMNLWDDTNIMDIEDNCKATCYLDPTGLLEKVKELLEIAQNFIKGKNTPSDDCGQYFEMCVATEKNSTDQPYNDRNSENAKDRGYRYSLISCIVGMLLCLSAMLYLLHKNRVLRRQLQRTQHDPEVPEQRPLQMQQFEV
- the csf1 gene encoding location of vulva defective 1 isoform X1 gives rise to the protein MIVSVFLPLPSPLSCLGFTPLGFPGKHMLRGREVHILSRGTDCEQSLVQTARGEAAVQHTLVSANYNGGHGIERRCPVAITAATESILSEIAVARLNSRGRCIGDTEHTAKLRLRHRSSVKSLAGMSAIREPSQNVLTQVFLYCFYTILLVTSAVQAIHKEMCPQAEIDLNLSKLDDLINSQVIMEKVIKVNLLQKTNEMSDACFLQGSVSQLHGILELVKFKKDSPHKNYIDNLKNIFNSHIADCMNLWDDTNIMDIEDNCKATCYLDPTGLLEKVKELLEIAQNFIKGKNTPSDDCGQYFEMCVATEKNSTGPPHWESTSPVTPVHPLTVNQKPQSDMPSTNHTSHSSMDISVKSSDSYHHMPTRSLGMPKISDTTSAPMNGMTKDHPDTNMKLTHTEIEANYSNVIISNNRIYTPNASTEPSHISTTEPSVTSGTEPPHTSGTEPPHTSGTEPPHTSGTEPPHTSGTEPSHTSGTEPSHTSGTEPSHTSGTEPPHTSGTEPPHTSGTEPPHTSGTEPSHTSGTEPPHTSGTEPPHTSGTEPPHTSGTEPSHTSGTEPSHTSGTEPPHTSGTEPPHTSSTEPPHTSGTEPSHTSGTEKPHTSGTGKPHTSAEPPGNNTERLHISSESPHTSTELLLFNINLPRNSFESLHAGTKLLYAGFDLLQSSTEHPSINSHMKGSTEPPFSGVNQPHKSISPPQTQLYSTEPTSNKQDSSNYMIPSSTDEKTSYANLVSPDTVTDSNSYLKSPFTMEPDLKISVPQTPDSELFQSPSDIQFGITHKGVHDSLGDITEVDSGLHNSFTITPKMRRPSINTAKKPQTFFPLSSTGIGDFHLSKAAVTVSPDEKDRETEDSGLGWAANMLGLSPQNTVSSKNELPVLSPVQTMQPKDTSNKEGELYHHVLQSERYILSHERENGVAGPNYDFNMPPVIDTDQPYNDRNSENAKDRGYRYSLISCIVGMLLCLSAMLYLLHKNRVLRRQLQRTQHDPEVPEQRPLQMQQFEV
- the csf1 gene encoding uncharacterized protein csf1 isoform X4, whose translation is MIVSVFLPLPSPLSCLGFTPLGFPGKHMLRGREVHILSRGTDCEQSLVQTARGEAAVQHTLVSANYNGGHGIERRCPVAITAATESILSEIAVARLNSRGRCIGDTEHTAKLRLRHRSSVKSLAGMSAIREPSQNVLTQVFLYCFYTILLVTSAVQAIHKEMCPQAEIDLNLSKLDDLINSQVIMEKVIKVNLLQKTNEMSDACFLQGSVSQLHGILELVKFKKDSPHKNYIDNLKNIFNSHIADCMNLWDDTNIMDIEDNCKATCYLDPTGLLEKVKELLEIAQNFIKGKNTPSDDCGQYFEMCVATEKNSTGCHYIEVSSSYRSPSLGKYFPCHPCSSSHSQSEAPK
- the csf1 gene encoding mucin-2 isoform X2 — translated: MIVGNILKCVWQQRRIQQAATTSRFLHLTGPPHWESTSPVTPVHPLTVNQKPQSDMPSTNHTSHSSMDISVKSSDSYHHMPTRSLGMPKISDTTSAPMNGMTKDHPDTNMKLTHTEIEANYSNVIISNNRIYTPNASTEPSHISTTEPSVTSGTEPPHTSGTEPPHTSGTEPPHTSGTEPPHTSGTEPSHTSGTEPSHTSGTEPSHTSGTEPPHTSGTEPPHTSGTEPPHTSGTEPSHTSGTEPPHTSGTEPPHTSGTEPPHTSGTEPSHTSGTEPSHTSGTEPPHTSGTEPPHTSSTEPPHTSGTEPSHTSGTEKPHTSGTGKPHTSAEPPGNNTERLHISSESPHTSTELLLFNINLPRNSFESLHAGTKLLYAGFDLLQSSTEHPSINSHMKGSTEPPFSGVNQPHKSISPPQTQLYSTEPTSNKQDSSNYMIPSSTDEKTSYANLVSPDTVTDSNSYLKSPFTMEPDLKISVPQTPDSELFQSPSDIQFGITHKGVHDSLGDITEVDSGLHNSFTITPKMRRPSINTAKKPQTFFPLSSTGIGDFHLSKAAVTVSPDEKDRETEDSGLGWAANMLGLSPQNTVSSKNELPVLSPVQTMQPKDTSNKEGELYHHVLQSERYILSHERENGVAGPNYDFNMPPVIDTDQPYNDRNSENAKDRGYRYSLISCIVGMLLCLSAMLYLLHKNRVLRRQLQRTQHDPEVPEQRPLQMQQFEV